A genomic stretch from Candidatus Nanoarchaeia archaeon includes:
- a CDS encoding glycosyltransferase: MEELMLGDLNLIPSFPEFSKIDTGENLIHTGPLLYEGQRNKVNFKAIREAIKVFVYMGNFPDPGWHKVRNYLQTQLMNKDIGFVWATGNQEDKSQNNPPIYWQGYVSGSSAIEGCDLYLNHGGHSSCMRAMAKGTKSIVIPTNSERLWNGRQCEVLKVGKVFPLSELYGLTETFIKEYCKSKTDTVNLSKYESVRQDAVNRIIRLI; encoded by the coding sequence TTGGAAGAACTTATGTTGGGGGACCTGAATCTTATACCAAGTTTTCCTGAGTTTAGTAAAATAGATACGGGAGAAAATTTAATTCATACAGGACCGCTGTTATATGAAGGGCAGAGAAATAAAGTTAACTTCAAAGCTATAAGAGAAGCAATAAAAGTTTTTGTGTATATGGGAAACTTCCCTGATCCCGGATGGCACAAAGTAAGGAATTATCTTCAGACCCAACTAATGAATAAGGATATTGGATTTGTATGGGCGACTGGAAATCAGGAGGATAAGTCACAGAATAATCCTCCAATTTACTGGCAGGGGTATGTTTCGGGTTCATCAGCAATTGAAGGCTGTGATTTGTATTTAAATCATGGCGGCCATTCATCATGCATGCGGGCGATGGCAAAAGGGACTAAATCGATTGTTATTCCAACAAATTCAGAAAGATTATGGAATGGAAGGCAATGCGAAGTGTTAAAGGTAGGAAAGGTTTTCCCTCTATCCGAGCTTTATGGGCTTACTGAAACATTTATTAAAGAGTACTGCAAAAGTAAAACCGATACAGTAAATCTCAGCAAATATGAGTCAGTAAGGCAAGATGCCGTCAACAGGATTATACGGCTAATATAG
- a CDS encoding nucleoside phosphorylase has translation MTTPLFETYDQKDVLISPQDQISNFHRNHNAKITKLPSTCILAAMNPNRIERNLQGWKLKRQMQFIPGSPDFPLKIYQKGNKEMLVAYGGMGGAALCNTLELVIALGVKKVYMIGMCGGITNARIGDIVVAEKAIRDEGISYHYLERSKEAKASVSVKLPAKYGAVWTTDAMYRETLTKYHKYKKHGVLGVDMETASAYAVAEFRRIKIVSLLVVSDIVEPEKWNPQFHNDKVEDGIKRILKGLSI, from the coding sequence ATGACAACCCCTTTATTTGAGACATATGACCAAAAAGACGTTCTCATTAGTCCTCAGGACCAAATCTCAAATTTCCATAGAAACCACAATGCCAAAATAACCAAACTGCCGTCGACCTGTATCCTGGCGGCTATGAATCCGAACAGAATAGAAAGGAATCTTCAAGGCTGGAAGCTCAAAAGGCAGATGCAATTTATTCCCGGATCTCCTGATTTCCCCTTAAAAATCTATCAAAAGGGGAATAAAGAAATGCTAGTAGCATACGGCGGGATGGGCGGCGCAGCATTATGCAACACATTGGAGTTAGTTATAGCATTAGGTGTCAAAAAAGTGTATATGATAGGTATGTGCGGAGGCATCACAAACGCAAGAATAGGGGATATTGTTGTTGCTGAGAAAGCCATCCGTGATGAAGGGATATCCTATCACTATCTTGAGCGATCCAAAGAAGCTAAAGCAAGCGTCTCAGTTAAACTCCCAGCTAAGTATGGGGCGGTCTGGACAACAGATGCTATGTACAGAGAAACACTCACAAAATATCACAAATATAAGAAACACGGAGTTCTTGGCGTTGACATGGAGACCGCTTCGGCATATGCAGTTGCAGAGTTCAGAAGGATAAAGATTGTTTCGTTGCTGGTGGTATCAGACATTGTAGAGCCAGAAAAATGGAATCCGCAATTTCATAATGATAAGGTTGAAGATGGAATTAAGAGGATACTGAAAGGACTGTCTATTTAG
- a CDS encoding type II toxin-antitoxin system HicA family toxin, translating into MRPAKDGFLIARQKGSHIILKRAATDGTKAVVVPNHKEIDKGTLLEIIRQAGMKKEKFLNLL; encoded by the coding sequence ATGCGACCGGCAAAGGATGGGTTTCTTATTGCGCGGCAGAAAGGAAGCCATATTATCCTTAAGAGAGCGGCTACAGATGGAACTAAAGCAGTAGTTGTTCCAAATCATAAAGAGATAGATAAAGGAACCCTTCTTGAGATTATACGGCAGGCTGGAATGAAAAAAGAGAAATTCTTAAATCTTCTTTAG
- a CDS encoding type II toxin-antitoxin system HicB family antitoxin has product MEFTAIIRKGEKQFVALCPEIDVVSQGYTIEEALENLKEAVELYIEEMGVPKEFKGKEAIIARFSLKEHAKIA; this is encoded by the coding sequence ATGGAATTCACAGCAATTATTAGAAAAGGAGAGAAACAATTTGTTGCGTTATGCCCTGAGATAGATGTTGTAAGCCAAGGATATACAATAGAGGAAGCCTTGGAAAATCTTAAGGAAGCAGTTGAATTGTATATAGAAGAGATGGGAGTTCCAAAAGAGTTCAAGGGCAAGGAAGCCATTATTGCAAGATTTTCTTTAAAAGAACATGCAAAAATTGCCTAG
- a CDS encoding endonuclease/exonuclease/phosphatase family protein, translating into MRLGLFSLNLGGISVIDPKFNVLVSLLSECNPDIALFQEIRIRKGMPDLLGTLQQRIGLPHRRYDQSHDFAKDYGKGKTQDEQVIEGLGVLSKMEFTTSSKKLPIIKGVDRWPRIAVKYRFDRFTVCNLHLSKYPKTRKLQVNRLPEADMYVGDFNMSPTEVRRAFPSMVNSYDVDQYTSFPSENATYDYVILRRGKFIAVSCKQDSISDHRAIMAVVDL; encoded by the coding sequence ATGAGGTTAGGACTCTTCTCCCTCAATCTTGGAGGCATTTCAGTCATTGATCCTAAGTTTAACGTCCTTGTGAGTCTCTTATCAGAGTGTAATCCTGATATTGCTTTATTTCAGGAAATCAGAATTCGCAAGGGCATGCCTGATCTGCTTGGAACGCTGCAGCAGAGGATTGGACTGCCGCATAGAAGATACGATCAAAGCCACGATTTTGCTAAAGATTATGGCAAAGGTAAAACTCAAGACGAGCAGGTTATTGAAGGGCTGGGTGTCTTATCAAAAATGGAGTTTACGACTTCATCCAAAAAGCTTCCCATAATAAAGGGTGTAGATAGGTGGCCGCGCATAGCTGTCAAATATAGGTTTGATAGATTTACCGTATGCAATCTTCATCTAAGCAAGTATCCAAAGACAAGAAAACTCCAGGTGAATCGCCTCCCTGAAGCAGATATGTATGTTGGTGATTTTAATATGTCTCCAACAGAAGTAAGGCGGGCATTTCCCAGCATGGTTAATTCGTATGATGTGGATCAGTATACATCATTTCCATCAGAGAATGCAACTTACGATTATGTGATATTGCGCAGAGGGAAGTTTATCGCCGTAAGTTGCAAGCAAGACTCCATTTCTGATCACAGGGCTATTATGGCTGTGGTTGATTTGTAG